The Polaribacter sp. MED152 region AAACAGCTATAGCTAGTTTGTACGATTAAACTTTAAATTTGATAATACTTCTAAGTTATAAAAAATTGTACAATCTTGAATTTTATTCGATAAAACTTATGTTAAGGTTAAAAAGCTAGTAGATTGTAACTTGTACTTAGTTGTACTCAAAATTACCAAATTCGCTTTTAATAGTAAGTTTTTTGGTTGATGCGTCTTCTACTCTACCAACAATTTTAGCATCCACATTAAATGATTTAGAGATAGCAATAATGTCTTCTGCAATTTCTGGTTTTACATAAACCTCCATTCTATGTCCGCAGTTAAATACTTGATACATCTCTTTCCAATCAGTTTTTGATTGTTCTTGTATCAATTTAAACAAGGGTGGAATTTCGAACATATTATCTTTTATAATATGTAAGTTATCTACAAAATGTAAAATTTTAGTTTGTGCTCCTCCAGAACAATGAATCATTCCATGAACTTCATTAGAGGAGAATTTAGATAAAATCTCTTTAATTATTGGTGCATAAGTTCTAGTTGGCGATAATACTAATTTACCAGCATCTATTGGCGAGTTTTTGACTTCATCTGTTAGTTTTGTGTTTCCTGAATATACCAAATCAGAGGGTACAGCAGCATCAAAACTTTCAGGATATTTATCTGCTAAATACTTATGAAAAACATCGTGTCTTGCAGAAGTTAAGCCATTAGAACCCATACCTCCATTATATTCTGTTTCGTAAGTTGCTTGGCCAAAAGATTCTAAACCAACAATTACATCACCTGCTTTTATATTTGCATTATCAATAACGTCATTACGTTTCATTCTTGCTGTAACAGTTGAATCTACAATTATTGTACGTACTAAATCACCTACATCTGCAGTTTCACCTCCTGTTGAATGAATAGTTACACCGAACTTCTTTAAGTCTTCAATAAGCTCTTCTGTTCCGTTTATAATTGCTGATAAAACTTCACCAGGTATTTTACTTTTGTTTCTACCAATGGTAGAAGAAAGCATAATATTATCTGTAGCTCCAACACATAATAAATCGTCTATATTCATGATTAAAGCATCTTGTGCAATGCCTTTCCATACAGAAATATCACCAGTTTCTTTCCAATACATATATGCCAAAGAAGATTTTGTTCCTGCACCATCTGCGTGCATTATTAAACAGTAATCATCATCATTTGTTAAATAATCTGGAACTATTTTACAAAACGCTTTAGGAAACAAACCTTTGTCTATATTCTTTATAGCATTATGAACATCCTCTTTAGAGGCAGATACTCCTCTTTG contains the following coding sequences:
- a CDS encoding AIR synthase related protein encodes the protein MSQEVSKRYAQRGVSASKEDVHNAIKNIDKGLFPKAFCKIVPDYLTNDDDYCLIMHADGAGTKSSLAYMYWKETGDISVWKGIAQDALIMNIDDLLCVGATDNIMLSSTIGRNKSKIPGEVLSAIINGTEELIEDLKKFGVTIHSTGGETADVGDLVRTIIVDSTVTARMKRNDVIDNANIKAGDVIVGLESFGQATYETEYNGGMGSNGLTSARHDVFHKYLADKYPESFDAAVPSDLVYSGNTKLTDEVKNSPIDAGKLVLSPTRTYAPIIKEILSKFSSNEVHGMIHCSGGAQTKILHFVDNLHIIKDNMFEIPPLFKLIQEQSKTDWKEMYQVFNCGHRMEVYVKPEIAEDIIAISKSFNVDAKIVGRVEDASTKKLTIKSEFGNFEYN